One Clostridium sp. CM027 genomic window carries:
- a CDS encoding manganese efflux pump encodes MSLIISALSFSLSSNLDNAVVGIAYGIKKVKIGIIANLIIAIVTSVGTLLSMLVGAYISKFLPHSIANGLGAIVIIILGVYFIIQSIVNLLNKTNSKALALKNISEMIDYAEESDLDNSGDINMKEALIVAFGLTFNNLGTGVAASITGVNIQLTVISTFILSILTIIFGEAVGNHVLGEILGKYAPLFSGILLIILGIIEFVN; translated from the coding sequence ATGTCATTAATTATATCAGCATTATCATTTAGCTTATCCTCTAACCTAGATAACGCTGTTGTAGGAATAGCTTACGGAATAAAGAAAGTAAAAATAGGTATAATTGCAAATCTTATAATAGCCATTGTAACATCCGTAGGAACACTTTTATCTATGTTAGTTGGAGCATATATATCAAAATTTTTACCTCACTCAATAGCTAATGGTTTAGGTGCTATAGTTATTATTATATTGGGAGTATATTTTATAATCCAAAGTATAGTAAATCTTTTAAATAAGACTAATTCAAAGGCACTTGCCTTGAAAAACATTAGTGAAATGATTGATTATGCTGAAGAATCAGATTTAGATAACTCTGGCGATATAAATATGAAAGAAGCTCTCATTGTAGCATTCGGATTAACCTTTAACAATTTAGGAACCGGAGTAGCTGCAAGTATAACCGGAGTTAATATTCAACTTACAGTCATATCTACATTTATATTAAGTATTCTTACAATTATATTTGGTGAGGCCGTAGGTAATCATGTATTAGGTGAAATTTTGGGCAAATACGCACCCTTATTTTCAGGTATATTGCTAATAATACTTGGTATTATTGAATTCGTTAATTAG
- a CDS encoding (Fe-S)-binding protein — MKRVFAPGCALMIYKPELGRKVLDFLNSELGDIDEYLICCNHKPNLENGTQIINVCAGCDRRYRELYEEVTTISLWEILAEVKTFPFPDYKGMEMTILDPCPTRDQERVHNAVRVLLKKMNINLVEPEKTRTIGTCCGDSFYGVLSVEQVKEQMKKRAHEMPASDVVVYCVSCSKSMYIGGKKPRYLVDLLFGEDTIPGTFEPDDWHGQLNNFINEH, encoded by the coding sequence ATGAAAAGAGTATTTGCACCGGGATGTGCATTAATGATTTATAAACCAGAGTTAGGGAGAAAAGTACTGGATTTTTTAAATAGTGAGTTAGGAGATATAGATGAATATTTAATTTGTTGTAATCATAAACCTAATTTGGAAAATGGAACACAAATAATAAATGTCTGTGCTGGTTGTGATAGACGGTATAGGGAACTTTATGAAGAAGTAACGACAATTTCACTTTGGGAGATATTAGCTGAGGTAAAAACATTCCCATTCCCAGATTATAAAGGAATGGAAATGACTATACTTGATCCATGTCCTACTCGAGATCAGGAAAGAGTGCATAATGCAGTAAGAGTGCTATTGAAAAAAATGAATATCAATTTGGTAGAACCAGAAAAGACGAGAACAATTGGTACTTGTTGTGGAGATAGCTTTTATGGTGTTCTTTCTGTGGAGCAGGTTAAGGAGCAAATGAAAAAACGTGCTCACGAGATGCCTGCTAGCGATGTTGTTGTTTATTGTGTTTCTTGTTCTAAATCAATGTATATAGGTGGTAAGAAACCGAGGTACTTAGTAGACCTTTTATTTGGAGAGGATACAATACCGGGGACATTTGAACCAGATGATTGGCACGGGCAACTTAATAATTTTATAAATGAACATTAA
- a CDS encoding polymer-forming cytoskeletal protein, with the protein MEKMNNNDIKINGSGSSGGGKYNSVIISGSGKINGDLECIDFKTSGSSKVAGNLKAESIKISGSAKIEGDVEVGDIKISGSSHIVGNVKSKSIKISGSTHIEGSLYGEEVSVAGSVNIGKNCETECFKASGGFKIQGSLNAGQVNVKLGGKCIVKEIGGEHIEIKINFFDNSLVRKVIDKMFNSRSELTTELIEGDDIYIQNTNVKIVRGDNITVGEGCNIGLLEYKGEINISDASIVKEVKKL; encoded by the coding sequence ATGGAAAAGATGAATAATAATGATATAAAAATAAACGGCTCAGGAAGTTCAGGTGGTGGAAAATATAATAGTGTAATTATAAGTGGGTCAGGAAAAATTAACGGTGATTTAGAGTGCATAGACTTTAAAACTAGTGGTTCATCAAAAGTTGCAGGTAATTTAAAAGCAGAAAGTATAAAAATCAGCGGGTCTGCAAAAATTGAAGGTGATGTAGAAGTAGGAGATATAAAGATAAGTGGATCCTCTCATATCGTAGGAAATGTAAAAAGCAAAAGCATAAAAATAAGTGGATCAACTCATATAGAAGGAAGCCTATACGGAGAAGAAGTTAGTGTAGCGGGCTCAGTGAATATAGGGAAAAATTGTGAAACGGAATGTTTTAAGGCTAGTGGTGGTTTTAAAATACAAGGATCATTAAATGCAGGACAAGTAAATGTTAAACTAGGTGGGAAATGCATTGTAAAAGAAATTGGTGGCGAGCATATTGAAATAAAAATTAATTTTTTTGATAATTCTTTGGTTAGAAAAGTAATTGATAAAATGTTTAATTCAAGAAGTGAGTTAACCACAGAGCTAATAGAAGGGGATGATATATATATCCAAAACACCAATGTAAAAATAGTAAGAGGAGATAATATTACGGTAGGTGAAGGTTGTAATATAGGGCTTTTAGAATATAAGGGAGAGATTAATATTTCCGATGCGTCCATAGTCAAAGAGGTAAAGAAGCTATAA
- a CDS encoding YhbD family protein — MDKELITKKELLEVTNVSYGQLYRWKRKNLIPEEWFIKKSSYTGQETYFPREEILDRIEKIINMKGDASLDDLAQMFSPQLADVFLNESELLKKKIVTKQTLTMYKNIYGEIKTFSFKKILYISLLEKSLVSGNVSLEESKLIIETLEGNYKSLEGKNCEMIFLRKFGMALCFLITVPNEVYIEKDAKIVLRLNISQCIEDLKIKI, encoded by the coding sequence ATGGATAAAGAGTTAATAACGAAAAAAGAGTTGCTAGAAGTCACGAATGTTTCCTATGGGCAGTTGTATAGATGGAAAAGGAAAAATCTTATACCAGAAGAATGGTTTATAAAAAAATCTAGCTATACTGGTCAAGAAACCTATTTCCCAAGGGAGGAAATATTAGATAGAATAGAAAAAATTATTAATATGAAAGGGGATGCATCATTAGATGACCTGGCACAAATGTTTTCACCACAGTTAGCGGATGTGTTTTTAAATGAGAGCGAGTTATTAAAAAAGAAGATTGTTACGAAGCAGACATTAACAATGTATAAAAACATCTATGGAGAAATAAAAACATTTTCTTTTAAAAAAATCTTATATATTTCACTATTAGAAAAGAGCTTAGTATCTGGTAATGTATCTTTAGAAGAAAGTAAACTTATAATAGAGACTTTAGAAGGAAATTATAAGTCGTTAGAAGGTAAAAATTGCGAGATGATTTTTTTAAGAAAATTTGGGATGGCGCTATGTTTTTTAATAACTGTTCCTAATGAGGTTTATATAGAAAAAGATGCAAAAATAGTATTAAGGCTTAATATTTCACAGTGCATCGAGGATCTTAAAATTAAAATTTAA
- a CDS encoding helix-turn-helix domain-containing protein: protein MNFSERLRKSRKEKGFSQEELADRIGISRQAVSKWESGQSNPDTNNLIMLSELYGISLDVLLKGDQEKVEEITKVINRSFHYEYKSKRKIFGIPLVHINIGLGIYEAKGIIAIGNISRGLISLGILSLGVLSFGVVAIGLISIASIAIGILVALGGIAIGTIAIGGVAMGVITLGGLSIGMYSVGGCSIASEIAIGNYAMGHIAIGSSANGVRTIIDTSSNGNFANITAAQIENLIKEEYPKLWDPIVHFMTMFL, encoded by the coding sequence GTGAATTTTTCAGAAAGACTACGAAAATCAAGAAAAGAGAAAGGATTTTCTCAGGAAGAGTTAGCTGATAGAATAGGAATATCGAGACAGGCTGTTTCAAAATGGGAGTCAGGTCAATCAAATCCTGATACTAATAATTTAATAATGCTAAGTGAATTATATGGAATAAGTTTAGACGTTTTACTAAAAGGAGATCAGGAAAAAGTAGAAGAGATAACAAAAGTCATTAATAGAAGTTTCCATTATGAATATAAAAGCAAGAGAAAAATTTTTGGAATTCCATTAGTTCATATTAATATTGGACTAGGAATTTATGAAGCAAAAGGAATTATTGCAATAGGAAATATTTCAAGGGGATTAATATCATTAGGAATACTTTCGCTAGGCGTGTTAAGTTTTGGGGTTGTAGCGATAGGGCTGATAAGTATAGCAAGTATAGCTATAGGTATTTTAGTCGCTCTAGGGGGAATTGCCATTGGCACTATTGCCATAGGGGGAGTAGCAATGGGAGTAATTACCCTTGGAGGGTTATCCATTGGAATGTATTCAGTAGGTGGTTGTTCAATTGCGTCAGAAATAGCAATAGGTAATTATGCAATGGGACATATAGCAATAGGAAGTAGTGCCAATGGGGTGAGAACTATTATTGATACATCATCTAATGGTAATTTTGCCAATATTACAGCTGCGCAGATAGAAAATTTAATCAAAGAAGAGTATCCAAAATTATGGGATCCTATTGTACATTTTATGACAATGTTTTTATAG
- a CDS encoding glycerol dehydrogenase yields MLKTIISPGKYIQGNGELRNLNEHTKNLGKSFYIIASSNGIKRNQPIIDKSFKGTDVKLTFQKFNGECCNSEIDRLREDVKTNNCDVVIGIGGGKIFDTAKAVAYYENLPVVIVPTIASTDAPCSSLSVIYTEEGSFSKYLFLPNSPNVVLVDTGIVAKAPARLLVAGIGDALATYFEARACKQSNASNMSGGKITKAAYALAELCYNTLLEDSIKAKVAVEIGVCTPAVENIIEANTYLSGIGFESGGLAAAHAIHNGFTVLEECHHLYHGEKVAFGLLAQLVLENSPQEELDDVIGICIDLGLPVTLEEMGIKEIKEEDIRRVAETSCAVGETIHNMPFAVTADDVYAAILGADALGRLYN; encoded by the coding sequence ATGCTAAAGACAATAATATCACCTGGAAAATATATTCAAGGAAATGGAGAATTAAGAAACTTAAACGAACATACAAAAAACTTAGGAAAATCATTTTATATAATTGCAAGTTCTAATGGCATCAAGAGAAACCAACCAATTATAGATAAAAGCTTTAAAGGGACAGACGTTAAACTTACATTTCAAAAATTTAATGGAGAATGTTGCAACAGCGAAATAGATAGATTAAGAGAAGACGTAAAAACTAATAACTGCGATGTCGTTATAGGAATAGGCGGAGGTAAAATATTTGATACTGCTAAGGCTGTAGCTTACTATGAAAATTTACCCGTGGTAATAGTACCAACTATTGCTTCAACAGATGCTCCTTGCAGTTCACTCTCCGTTATATATACAGAAGAAGGCAGTTTCAGCAAATATTTATTTTTACCAAATAGTCCAAATGTAGTTTTAGTTGATACAGGAATAGTAGCTAAGGCCCCAGCTCGATTATTAGTAGCAGGCATAGGAGATGCATTAGCGACATATTTTGAAGCAAGAGCTTGCAAGCAATCTAATGCATCAAATATGAGTGGCGGTAAAATTACCAAAGCTGCTTATGCCTTAGCAGAGCTTTGTTATAATACTTTATTAGAAGATAGTATTAAAGCCAAAGTAGCGGTAGAAATAGGAGTTTGTACTCCAGCAGTTGAAAATATAATAGAGGCTAACACATACTTAAGTGGTATAGGCTTTGAGAGTGGTGGGCTAGCAGCTGCTCATGCAATTCATAATGGTTTCACAGTTCTTGAGGAATGTCATCACTTATATCATGGAGAAAAAGTAGCCTTTGGATTACTAGCTCAATTAGTTTTAGAAAATAGCCCACAAGAAGAACTCGATGATGTTATAGGCATTTGTATTGATTTAGGATTGCCTGTTACTTTAGAAGAAATGGGAATCAAAGAAATAAAAGAAGAAGATATAAGAAGGGTCGCTGAAACTTCCTGCGCAGTGGGAGAAACTATTCATAATATGCCATTTGCGGTTACTGCAGATGATGTATATGCAGCTATACTTGGAGCAGACGCATTAGGAAGACTTTATAATTAA
- a CDS encoding FtsX-like permease family protein codes for MTLISMAVNNIRKNFKNYWTFFLSSTFSVFALYLFMSIVNNADVKVQLGEMKSCMSIFIIAAYMIAAFSAFFIWYSNSFLIKSRKKEFATYMLLGMSKKQVVTLNIIENLITIFGAFCSGICLGLIFNKFFIMLLYVMIRVTGDVPFQISLEALKFCSIVFGAMFIIISIHGSKLIYRDNLIDLFNSSKKAEKGLKVSFLTLIISILSLVFLGYGYYMAIRKVAADIRLAPLIILLVVIGTILFFTSFTSLIIYISKKNEKSLFKGTKLIYISQLYYRYKGNVGTLSVIAVTTTVALCAMIFCFGLLNQVEENSRNMRPFSIEYENGTNNTDKIFEDTIKNHKKVSVVYKDNMEFLKVKTKDYLLGSHEFLVLNESKFNEINSHEKSDIKINLKNDRDCYFFQIAMAVTNKSVIGKEVKLMGGGSDYNLKITDTDMKYFMALDDSKPTFVVKDSVYSQIKNTISKENTYKVTGYILNNDFFSENFIKDLKSKIPSENKLLTFYEHFTDGITLAGMMAFSGLFIGLVFLTATGSIIYFKMSMEAEEDKNKFIILKNIGASKAEITKAISKELMILFGVPFVMATINSFAASIPIGKMVTINITKEFIIIILVYAVLYSIYYLITLKSYIKIISR; via the coding sequence ATGACCTTAATTAGCATGGCTGTAAACAATATAAGGAAAAACTTTAAAAATTACTGGACATTTTTTCTAAGTTCTACCTTCAGTGTTTTTGCATTATATCTTTTTATGTCTATTGTAAATAATGCAGATGTAAAAGTCCAACTAGGAGAGATGAAAAGCTGTATGAGTATATTTATCATTGCTGCCTACATGATTGCAGCTTTCTCAGCGTTTTTTATATGGTATTCTAATTCTTTCCTTATAAAATCAAGGAAAAAAGAGTTTGCAACTTATATGTTACTAGGCATGTCCAAAAAGCAGGTAGTAACATTAAACATTATAGAAAATTTAATAACTATATTTGGTGCCTTTTGCAGCGGAATTTGTTTAGGACTAATTTTCAATAAATTTTTTATAATGCTATTATATGTAATGATAAGAGTTACAGGTGATGTGCCTTTTCAGATTAGTTTAGAAGCTTTAAAATTTTGCTCTATAGTATTTGGAGCTATGTTTATAATAATTAGTATTCACGGTTCTAAGCTTATATACAGGGATAACCTTATAGATCTTTTCAATTCATCAAAAAAAGCTGAAAAAGGTTTAAAAGTATCCTTTTTAACCCTAATAATTAGCATCCTTTCTTTAGTTTTCTTAGGCTATGGATATTATATGGCTATTAGAAAGGTTGCTGCTGATATTCGCCTAGCTCCCTTGATAATATTGTTAGTTGTTATCGGAACTATATTATTTTTTACAAGCTTTACTTCTTTAATTATTTATATTAGTAAAAAGAATGAAAAAAGTCTCTTTAAAGGAACAAAACTTATATATATTTCACAACTTTACTATAGATATAAAGGTAATGTAGGTACCCTAAGTGTAATAGCAGTTACAACTACTGTAGCTCTTTGTGCCATGATTTTCTGCTTTGGACTTCTTAATCAAGTTGAAGAAAATTCAAGAAATATGAGACCATTTTCTATAGAATATGAAAATGGTACTAATAATACAGATAAAATCTTTGAGGATACTATTAAAAATCACAAAAAGGTTTCAGTTGTATATAAGGATAATATGGAGTTTCTTAAGGTAAAAACTAAAGATTACCTGCTTGGCAGTCATGAATTTTTAGTTTTAAACGAAAGTAAATTTAATGAAATTAATAGTCATGAAAAATCGGACATAAAAATAAATTTGAAAAATGATAGGGATTGCTATTTCTTTCAAATAGCCATGGCTGTTACTAATAAAAGCGTGATTGGTAAAGAGGTTAAATTAATGGGGGGAGGTAGTGACTATAATCTAAAGATAACTGATACTGATATGAAATACTTTATGGCACTTGATGACTCTAAACCAACGTTTGTTGTTAAGGACAGTGTCTACTCTCAAATTAAAAATACAATTTCTAAAGAGAATACCTATAAAGTAACGGGATATATACTTAATAATGATTTCTTTTCAGAAAATTTTATTAAAGACCTTAAAAGCAAAATACCTTCTGAAAATAAGCTTTTAACCTTCTATGAACATTTTACAGATGGCATAACGTTAGCGGGTATGATGGCCTTCAGTGGATTATTCATTGGATTAGTATTTCTTACAGCTACAGGCAGCATTATATATTTTAAAATGTCCATGGAAGCTGAGGAGGATAAAAACAAATTCATAATTCTTAAAAATATAGGGGCTAGTAAAGCTGAAATAACAAAAGCTATCTCAAAGGAACTAATGATTTTATTTGGAGTACCCTTCGTTATGGCAACGATAAATTCTTTTGCTGCATCAATTCCAATTGGAAAAATGGTTACAATTAATATTACTAAAGAGTTTATTATTATAATTTTGGTTTATGCAGTGCTTTATAGTATATACTATTTAATAACTTTAAAATCCTATATTAAAATTATAAGTAGATAA
- a CDS encoding ABC transporter ATP-binding protein, translated as MTEVLKIENLRKVYGSKFGGVKYTALDDINLKVENGEFVAIMGPSGSGKTTFLNAISTIDKPTSGSVIIHGDDITKLKEPNLSKFRREKLGFIFQDFNLLDTMTLKENIVLPLALAKTPYKIIKTKLQDISIKLGIRDILSKYPYEVSGGQKQRAAAARAMITEPSMVLADEPTGALDSKSSKELLGCLENLNEKNKATILMVTHDAFAASYCTRIVFIKDGKLFNEIYKGDKSRKDFYQNILKILSVIGGGTDDLN; from the coding sequence ATGACAGAAGTATTAAAGATAGAAAATCTAAGAAAAGTTTACGGATCAAAATTTGGTGGTGTAAAATATACAGCACTTGATGATATAAATTTGAAAGTAGAAAATGGTGAATTTGTAGCAATAATGGGACCATCTGGTTCAGGAAAAACAACCTTTTTAAATGCAATATCAACTATTGATAAACCAACCTCAGGAAGTGTAATAATTCATGGTGATGACATAACCAAACTAAAGGAGCCCAATTTGTCTAAATTTAGAAGAGAAAAACTTGGATTTATATTCCAAGACTTTAATTTGCTTGATACTATGACTCTAAAGGAAAATATTGTACTGCCTTTAGCTCTTGCAAAAACTCCTTATAAGATTATAAAGACAAAGTTACAAGACATAAGTATTAAGCTTGGCATTAGGGACATATTAAGCAAATATCCTTATGAGGTATCAGGAGGACAAAAGCAAAGAGCAGCGGCCGCAAGAGCAATGATTACTGAGCCTTCTATGGTGCTCGCTGATGAACCTACAGGTGCTTTAGATTCCAAATCTTCCAAAGAATTGCTCGGATGCCTTGAGAATTTAAATGAAAAAAATAAAGCTACAATTCTTATGGTTACTCATGATGCCTTTGCAGCATCTTATTGCACGCGAATTGTATTTATTAAAGATGGTAAACTATTTAATGAAATTTATAAAGGGGATAAATCAAGGAAGGATTTCTATCAAAATATATTAAAGATTCTTTCAGTCATAGGAGGTGGTACAGATGACCTTAATTAG
- a CDS encoding HAMP domain-containing sensor histidine kinase, whose translation MSFIKYLKENLKLLVFYFLLMAFISLTIYFDRKNRVLTSNLLYIIFVSFFMLIIYISIDYYEKSQHIKKLLFVKNSEDKTPILPGPIDYKDEIYAQIIQMIYEDFLKITRSTGTDFKENAEFMTAWVHEIKTPITTSKLLIESTGATSSSLKEELEKIEDYVEKVLYYSRSNNFSEDYILSEVSINKVIKESIKKHSIIFIKKHIKLINNVPETLIIDTDKKWLLFIIDQLVSNSLKYTSNGGSIIFKHIKATKEVLLIVEDTGIGIKSEDINRLFKKSFTGFNGRNENLKASGMGLYLSQKIAKKLGHYITIESEYGKGTKVIIHFLKWDNYYDVTKM comes from the coding sequence ATGAGCTTTATTAAATATTTAAAGGAGAACCTTAAGCTTTTAGTATTTTACTTTCTTCTCATGGCTTTTATTTCATTAACTATATATTTTGACAGAAAAAATCGCGTACTTACTTCTAATTTACTTTACATAATATTTGTTTCTTTTTTCATGTTAATAATTTATATTAGTATAGATTATTATGAAAAATCCCAGCATATTAAAAAGCTTTTATTCGTTAAAAATTCAGAAGATAAAACTCCTATTTTACCGGGTCCAATAGATTATAAAGATGAAATATATGCTCAAATAATTCAGATGATTTATGAAGATTTCCTGAAAATTACAAGAAGCACGGGAACAGATTTCAAAGAAAATGCAGAGTTTATGACTGCGTGGGTTCATGAAATTAAAACTCCAATTACTACATCAAAGTTATTGATTGAGAGCACAGGCGCTACATCTTCATCCTTAAAAGAAGAACTTGAAAAGATTGAGGATTATGTTGAAAAGGTACTTTATTATTCAAGAAGTAATAATTTTTCTGAAGATTATATCCTTTCAGAAGTGAGTATCAACAAAGTAATTAAAGAAAGTATTAAAAAACATTCAATTATATTTATAAAAAAACATATTAAATTAATAAATAATGTACCTGAAACTCTTATTATAGATACCGATAAAAAGTGGTTGCTTTTCATAATTGATCAACTTGTTTCAAATTCATTAAAATATACCAGCAATGGTGGAAGCATAATATTTAAACATATTAAAGCCACAAAAGAGGTTTTATTAATAGTAGAAGATACGGGAATAGGCATTAAAAGTGAAGATATAAATAGATTATTTAAAAAGTCTTTTACAGGTTTTAACGGAAGAAACGAAAACTTAAAAGCTAGTGGAATGGGTTTGTACCTTTCTCAAAAAATTGCTAAAAAACTTGGCCATTATATTACCATAGAATCAGAATATGGTAAAGGCACCAAAGTAATTATTCATTTTCTAAAATGGGATAATTACTATGATGTTACAAAAATGTAA
- a CDS encoding response regulator transcription factor, whose product MYKILIIEDEEKIRDIIKESLCKWGFEAYAVNNFNNVFEEFVKVKPQLVLMDVNLPAFDGFYWCNKIRNVSKVPVIFLSSRSTNMDVIMAVNTGADDYITKPFSLDILMAKINAILRRTYSYGDTSLDTIDYKGAVLSLRDNTLYVGEKSIELTKNEFKILYVLMKKHETIVSREDIMQELWQDENFIDDNTLTVNINRLRKKLKEIGLIDFIKTIINQGYVIK is encoded by the coding sequence ATGTATAAAATATTGATAATTGAAGACGAAGAGAAAATTAGAGATATAATAAAAGAATCCCTTTGTAAATGGGGTTTTGAAGCCTATGCAGTTAATAACTTCAATAATGTATTTGAAGAATTTGTGAAGGTAAAGCCGCAACTTGTTCTAATGGATGTAAATCTGCCTGCTTTTGATGGATTTTATTGGTGTAATAAAATTAGAAATGTTTCTAAGGTGCCAGTAATATTTTTATCTTCAAGAAGTACAAATATGGATGTTATTATGGCAGTGAATACGGGTGCGGATGATTACATTACAAAACCTTTTTCTCTGGATATACTTATGGCAAAAATAAATGCAATTTTACGTAGGACCTATTCTTATGGAGATACAAGTTTGGATACTATTGATTATAAAGGCGCTGTGCTATCATTAAGGGATAACACCCTTTACGTAGGCGAAAAATCAATTGAACTAACCAAAAATGAATTTAAAATATTATATGTATTAATGAAAAAGCATGAAACCATAGTAAGCCGAGAGGATATAATGCAAGAACTTTGGCAAGATGAAAACTTCATCGATGACAATACACTAACAGTTAATATAAACAGACTAAGAAAAAAGCTAAAAGAAATTGGTCTTATAGATTTTATTAAGACCATTATAAATCAAGGATATGTTATTAAATGA
- a CDS encoding Fic family protein — protein sequence MFEIIDNKKESLDGKRPLSRIAVENLKKYFDVELTYNSNAIEGNTLTITETKVILEDGLTIGKGKSLKEHLEVINHKEAIDYVEDIVSEDTDISERVIKDLHYLILKSIDNKYAGEYRQNNVIISGSKHIPVEHFLVKEKMTELIEWYNCSKNKKHPIELAAEFHFRYVYIHPFTDGNGRTARLLMNLILMRNGYPITVIRTENREEYMKALELVSFEGKLEGFIKIISGAVDRSLDTYLYLTK from the coding sequence ATGTTTGAAATCATAGATAATAAAAAGGAATCACTAGATGGCAAGAGACCCTTGAGTAGAATTGCTGTAGAAAATTTAAAAAAATATTTTGATGTGGAACTAACATATAATTCTAATGCGATAGAAGGAAATACTCTGACAATAACTGAAACTAAAGTAATCTTGGAGGATGGCTTAACTATAGGAAAAGGTAAGAGCTTAAAAGAACATTTAGAAGTAATTAACCACAAGGAAGCAATTGATTATGTAGAAGACATTGTAAGTGAAGATACGGATATATCAGAAAGAGTTATTAAAGACTTACATTACTTAATATTGAAAAGTATAGATAATAAGTATGCTGGAGAATATAGACAAAATAATGTAATTATCAGTGGTAGCAAGCATATACCTGTAGAACATTTTTTAGTGAAAGAAAAAATGACAGAACTAATAGAGTGGTATAATTGCAGCAAGAATAAAAAACATCCAATAGAATTGGCAGCAGAGTTTCACTTTAGGTATGTGTATATTCATCCTTTTACTGATGGAAATGGAAGAACTGCAAGGCTTCTTATGAATCTTATATTAATGAGAAATGGATACCCTATAACAGTGATAAGGACTGAAAATAGAGAGGAATATATGAAAGCATTAGAATTGGTTAGTTTTGAGGGGAAGTTAGAGGGATTTATAAAAATCATTTCAGGAGCTGTAGATAGAAGCTTAGATACGTATCTATATTTAACAAAATAA
- a CDS encoding nitroreductase family protein, with protein MIKEITARRSIRKYIDKPVENEKIIQLLESARLAPSGSNTQPWHFIVVKSELSRQKLAKVSHNQKWMISSPVFIVCVADIRCRIKDDVNVLLNEDSSQEELKQIIRDTSICIGHMLLEADNLGLGTCCVAWFIQEEIRPILNIPDDKYVVGIITLGYANETPKARTRKKLKELIHYENW; from the coding sequence ATGATAAAAGAAATTACAGCGCGTAGAAGTATAAGGAAATATATTGATAAACCAGTTGAAAATGAAAAAATAATACAGCTACTTGAGAGTGCAAGACTCGCTCCATCTGGTAGTAACACGCAGCCTTGGCATTTCATTGTAGTAAAATCCGAATTAAGTAGACAAAAATTAGCTAAAGTTTCTCATAACCAAAAATGGATGATTTCTTCTCCAGTTTTTATTGTATGTGTAGCAGATATACGTTGCAGAATAAAAGACGATGTAAATGTATTATTAAATGAAGATAGTTCACAAGAAGAACTTAAGCAGATAATCAGAGATACCTCAATTTGTATAGGACATATGCTGCTTGAAGCTGATAACTTAGGATTAGGTACTTGTTGTGTTGCATGGTTTATCCAAGAAGAAATAAGACCAATTTTAAATATACCTGATGATAAATATGTAGTTGGCATTATTACTCTTGGTTATGCAAATGAAACACCAAAAGCTCGTACGCGAAAAAAACTTAAAGAACTAATACATTATGAAAATTGGTAA